Proteins co-encoded in one Glandiceps talaboti chromosome 22, keGlaTala1.1, whole genome shotgun sequence genomic window:
- the LOC144452229 gene encoding multiple inositol polyphosphate phosphatase 1-like codes for MMAHWYIYFAVFISSIPYLYTQSPNLQTVNFSTKTKYADSFGGYDELKDNFGKTMQLIKSRNLQCKPVQVNTLFRHATRYPSKKDFGNLKRLPELQEHMKEQHSILKIWRSQFQNVEPKSLADVGRKEMFLLGQRFSQYFPELITANNFVAKKFVFKSSNLSRTIESAKIFIDGLQSMVGKDEDKKKMTFDLNTLNVQSDVLLRFFDICEKFTVSVEDNDTALYEVKKFGSGAELQAVVDRLTKKLNISVDFKLNSDHAKTIHTICSFEFGLLGRSDWCDILTEDDLQVMEYWADLKHYWRKSYGYQINYHISCSLLKDIFTAMDKAVVGSEQENYPVGVFWFGHAETLFPIFAILGLFKDPIKLRADNFHEHRNRLFRGGKLSPFAGNIAFVVYKCDQTVNNDEQFMVEVLVNEKPVKLPCCESTFCPYSTVKACYNKWLTNCDFETICELQTTIHENEIHDEL; via the exons ATGATGGCTCATTGGTACATCTATTTTGCAGTGTTCATCTCAAGTATTCCGTATTTGTATACACAATCGCCGAATTTACAAACTGTGAACTTTTCAACCAAAACCAAATATGCAGATTCTTTTGGTGGCTACGATGAACTAAAAGATAACTTTGGAAAGACTATGCAATTAATCAAGTCGAGAAATCTCCAATGTAAACCAGTACAAGTGAACACACTCTTCAGACATGCCACTAGATATCCAAGCAAAAAAGATTTTGGCAACTTAAAAAGACTACCAGAACTGCAAGAGCACATGAAGGAGCAGCATAGTATACTGAAGATCTGGAGGAGCCAATTTCAAAACGTTGAGCCCAAAAGTCTGGCAGATGTTGGTCGAAAAGAAATGTTTCTCCTTGGACAAAGATTTTCTCAATATTTTCCTGAACTTATAACAGCAAATAATTTTGTCGCCAAGaagtttgtttttaaaagttCAAATTTGTCCAGAACAATTGAAAGTGCCAAAATATTCATAGATGGTTTGCAAAGCATGGTGGGAAAAGATGAAGATAAGAAaaagatgacctttgaccttaataCTCTCAATGTCCAATCAGATGTTCTTTTACGGTTCTTTGACATTTGTGAAAAGTTTACCGTGAGTGTGGAGGACAATGACACAGCTTTGTATGAAGTAAAAAAGTTTGGTAGTGGTGCAGAACTTCAAGCAGTTGTGGATAGGCTGACAAAGAAACTGAATATCAGTGTTGATTTTAAACTCAACAGTG ATCATGCCAAAACCATTCACACCATCTGTTCTTTTGAGTTTGGACTGCTGGGTCGGTCTGATTGGTGTGATATCCTGACTGAAGACGACCTGCAGGTAATGGAATATTGGGCAGATCTCAAACATTACTGGAGGAAGAGTTATGGATATCAAATAAACTACCATATAAGTTGTTCCTTACTAAAAGACATTTTCACTGCAATGGACAAAGCAGTTGTCGGCAGTGAACA GGAGAATTACCCCGTTGGTGTATTTTGGTTTGGCCATGCCGAGACGTTATTTCCAATATTTGCTATTCTTGGACTGTTTAAAGACCCCATCAAACTAAGAGCTGACAATTTTCATGAGCACCGAAATCGTTTATTTAGAGGAGGCAAGTTATCACCATTTGCTGGAAATATAGCATTTGTTGTGTACAAGTGTGATCAGACAGTCAACAACGATGAACAGTTCATGGTGGAAGTACTAGTTAATGAGAAACCAGTAAAGTTGCCATGTTGTGAGTCAACATTTTGTCCCTACTCCACAGTGAAGGCTTGTTATAATAAATGGCTGACTAACTGTGACTTCGAGACAATATGTGAATTACAGACAACAATTCATGAAAATGAGATACATGATGAACTATAA